A portion of the Natronococcus sp. AD-5 genome contains these proteins:
- a CDS encoding polysaccharide deacetylase family protein: MNANATRRALLGTVGSGTLAAVAGCLDELNGNSSDGTDGGDDERSDQADESEDPGDETDEVPDVGGGAIVFTYDDGPIEDYEQAFSVHREFDAPASTGIVTEWVGREDFQDTDWMEIEQIEELEAAGWEIMSHTTAHTALGSFDLVEDVGPDDARVYPEQPHHAFHAGYDIEVTDGETSVRRQLVDSGEDDVGRYLEFDEPLGESFAAGETVERYPEDLMHEFLGDSKERLERWGFEVDTLLAPYDVCDEWTIGIAEEYYDGIPNADPTSMINDPEAFDPFETKRDYFVEFTSPENTRTKIEEIAAEEAIGVVGAHSFKAEVNEERIRETLEWVEAYDLEVVTFRDAIRATTGDSA, from the coding sequence ATGAACGCGAATGCAACGCGGCGAGCGCTCCTCGGCACCGTCGGTTCCGGGACGCTCGCGGCGGTTGCCGGCTGTCTCGACGAGCTAAACGGCAATAGCAGCGACGGCACGGACGGGGGGGACGACGAGCGATCCGACCAGGCTGACGAGTCCGAGGATCCGGGCGACGAGACCGACGAGGTCCCCGACGTCGGCGGCGGCGCCATCGTCTTCACGTACGACGACGGCCCGATAGAAGACTACGAGCAAGCGTTCTCCGTCCACCGTGAGTTCGACGCGCCCGCGAGCACGGGTATCGTGACGGAGTGGGTCGGTCGCGAGGACTTCCAGGACACCGACTGGATGGAGATCGAACAGATCGAGGAACTCGAGGCGGCCGGCTGGGAGATCATGTCCCACACGACCGCACACACCGCGCTGGGGTCGTTCGATCTCGTCGAAGACGTCGGTCCGGACGACGCGCGAGTGTATCCGGAGCAGCCACACCACGCGTTCCACGCCGGGTACGATATCGAGGTCACCGACGGGGAGACGTCGGTTCGACGGCAACTCGTCGATTCCGGCGAGGACGACGTCGGGCGGTACCTCGAGTTCGACGAACCGCTCGGCGAATCCTTCGCGGCCGGCGAGACGGTCGAACGGTACCCCGAAGACCTCATGCACGAGTTCCTCGGCGATTCCAAGGAGCGGCTCGAGCGGTGGGGGTTCGAGGTCGATACGCTCCTCGCGCCGTACGACGTCTGCGACGAGTGGACGATCGGTATCGCCGAGGAGTACTACGACGGGATCCCGAACGCCGACCCGACGTCGATGATCAACGATCCGGAGGCGTTCGACCCGTTCGAGACCAAGCGCGACTACTTCGTCGAATTCACGTCGCCGGAGAACACCAGGACGAAGATCGAGGAGATCGCCGCGGAGGAAGCGATCGGCGTCGTCGGGGCACACAGCTTCAAAGCGGAGGTGAACGAAGAGCGCATCCGGGAGACGCTCGAGTGGGTCGAAGCGTACGATCTCGAGGTCGTGACGTTCCGCGACGCGATTCGAGCGACGACCGGCGACTCCGCCTGA
- a CDS encoding right-handed parallel beta-helix repeat-containing protein — translation MENGSKPSEQVNLCDSHTGGRPNERTTNETKTEPQSRRSVLRGTAVAGLSALGVTGAASGSAAAYHGVVDYENYDNVVNVAAEGADRTGSESITPILEDLRADDTALYFPEGRYYMDSQFRFTRYDNFGIVGDNATLVPANYYDFDGPRYRLFRLGTYTNPGGKLQIRGFNVDQTAPNTGIRGFEAYVTDELDVEDIVFRGEHDSGTWGPALFNVVDPSGTGRVVDFYANDGGEWADSTPHAGNTSARGPVGINATQNEGKLMFRRCQISGFPGSGLYATGGSGQIIVHGGVYRNSTSASIRIGGTDSIIRWPQIFVDESNGRNTSQRGVRFEHGDVRVRSMTVNVSVPRNNCHPIAVLNSAGETTIENATVNISGDSTQHGIVVSPKAGPTTIADTEINHEVPGGYPLWIRDSDSNDPVVCKNLTINGRSGTKYGFRDGIRCERDNCTVVDSEIIQPGADGADRVGIINKGDNFTLKNTKIRASLYPVSETTSESLYADIDAESYGSRSAVCLYDTCSDLTIKNSRIIDGVADFGATGVTMYGNTT, via the coding sequence ATGGAGAACGGAAGTAAGCCGTCCGAACAGGTCAACCTGTGTGACTCTCACACAGGGGGCCGACCGAACGAACGTACGACGAACGAAACGAAAACCGAGCCCCAGAGCCGGCGATCTGTCCTCCGGGGTACGGCAGTCGCCGGACTCTCGGCACTCGGCGTGACCGGGGCCGCGAGCGGATCGGCCGCGGCCTACCACGGGGTCGTCGACTACGAGAACTACGACAACGTCGTCAACGTCGCCGCTGAAGGCGCCGACAGGACCGGTTCCGAGTCGATCACGCCGATACTCGAGGACCTTCGGGCCGACGACACGGCGCTTTACTTCCCCGAGGGCCGGTACTACATGGACAGCCAGTTCCGGTTTACGAGATACGATAACTTCGGGATCGTCGGCGATAACGCGACGCTCGTCCCGGCGAACTACTACGACTTCGACGGACCTCGGTACCGACTGTTCCGTCTGGGGACGTACACGAATCCGGGCGGAAAGCTCCAGATCCGCGGATTCAACGTGGATCAAACGGCCCCGAACACCGGTATTCGCGGCTTCGAAGCGTACGTCACCGACGAACTCGACGTCGAGGACATCGTGTTTCGAGGAGAACACGACAGCGGAACGTGGGGCCCGGCGCTGTTCAACGTCGTCGACCCGTCCGGGACCGGGAGGGTCGTCGACTTTTACGCGAACGACGGCGGCGAGTGGGCGGACAGCACCCCGCACGCGGGGAACACGTCCGCACGCGGTCCGGTCGGGATCAACGCGACCCAGAACGAGGGCAAGCTCATGTTCAGGCGGTGCCAGATCAGCGGGTTCCCGGGATCCGGCCTGTACGCGACCGGCGGCTCCGGACAGATTATCGTCCACGGCGGCGTCTACCGGAACAGTACGTCCGCGAGCATTCGGATCGGCGGCACCGACAGCATCATCAGGTGGCCGCAGATCTTCGTCGACGAGTCGAACGGCCGGAACACCTCCCAGCGCGGCGTCCGGTTCGAGCACGGCGACGTCCGCGTGCGGTCGATGACGGTCAACGTTTCCGTGCCGCGGAACAACTGTCACCCGATCGCCGTGTTGAACTCCGCCGGCGAGACCACGATCGAAAACGCGACGGTGAACATAAGCGGCGACTCGACGCAGCACGGTATCGTCGTTTCGCCGAAAGCCGGTCCGACGACGATCGCCGATACGGAGATCAACCACGAAGTTCCGGGCGGCTACCCGCTCTGGATCCGCGACTCCGACAGCAACGATCCGGTCGTCTGTAAGAACCTCACGATCAACGGGCGGTCCGGTACCAAGTACGGCTTCCGCGACGGAATTCGGTGCGAACGGGACAACTGTACGGTCGTCGACTCCGAGATCATTCAACCCGGCGCCGACGGCGCCGATCGGGTCGGGATCATCAATAAGGGCGACAATTTCACGCTCAAGAACACGAAGATTCGCGCCTCCCTCTACCCCGTCTCCGAGACGACGTCCGAGTCGCTGTACGCGGACATCGACGCGGAATCGTACGGCAGTCGCTCGGCCGTCTGTCTGTACGACACCTGCAGCGATCTCACGATCAAAAACAGCCGCATCATCGACGGCGTCGCCGACTTCGGCGCCACGGGAGTGACCATGTACGGCAACACGACGTAA
- a CDS encoding helix-turn-helix domain-containing protein, which translates to MGFVLEARLSHEDLVLMPTIEDVSGVTIRYEYTVSSGEDTFLFVSVFGNEYEAVEEAIDADHTVSDSTRIAAFPNRTIYRVTLASALDPLPAQCSEEGLFVFKLTSGERGWIIRIYLPDRDALAVFREGCRDRGVSFRVRQLQESGSLDDATYFLTEQQHEILLLAYYAGYYDIPRRVSQGDLAEQLGVSTSAVSQRLRRAIAELIAATLETNRTPETLE; encoded by the coding sequence ATGGGTTTCGTACTGGAAGCCAGGCTTTCCCACGAGGACCTCGTGTTGATGCCGACGATCGAGGACGTCTCGGGTGTTACGATCAGGTACGAGTACACCGTATCCAGCGGAGAGGATACGTTTCTCTTCGTTTCCGTGTTCGGAAACGAGTACGAGGCCGTCGAGGAGGCGATCGATGCGGACCACACGGTCTCCGACTCGACCCGGATCGCCGCGTTTCCCAACCGGACGATCTACCGCGTGACACTGGCGTCGGCGCTCGATCCGCTTCCGGCGCAGTGTTCCGAGGAGGGCCTGTTCGTCTTCAAACTCACCAGCGGCGAGCGAGGCTGGATCATCCGGATTTACCTCCCCGACCGCGACGCGCTGGCCGTATTCCGCGAGGGCTGTCGAGATCGCGGCGTCTCCTTTCGGGTTCGGCAACTCCAAGAGTCGGGTTCGCTCGACGACGCCACCTACTTCTTGACCGAACAGCAACACGAGATCCTGTTGTTGGCGTACTACGCCGGTTACTACGACATTCCGCGGCGCGTCTCGCAAGGCGATCTCGCGGAGCAGCTCGGCGTCTCGACGTCGGCCGTCTCACAGCGCCTCCGACGCGCGATCGCGGAGCTCATCGCCGCGACGCTCGAGACCAACCGAACGCCGGAAACGCTCGAGTGA
- a CDS encoding asparagine synthetase B family protein yields MPGITTIENPPADDVVDDVLDSVCFTPAYGRQDAVTDSDRLIAMTGYDAYPFEVFEFDEATIVLEGYLYDADDVESTVSEVLPLLREGKTDELGDWVRDRDGDFLLVVTDHADGTTWAVNDLFARLPTYRASFGDVTVLSRELKVIRQLAAELADGLEPDRLALGQTLLFGEVLGTRTLYEGVEQLPPGSVLELGTDEPESFHEWRLDRHTNASRSIEENAKRLKELFVESCQRRASVTDQTIVSMSGGLDSRSVLAAYTYTDGPVTAATSARKDGANAGEVDIARQMSHALDVPWESYIADRTEEHREKLLDMTQGMNNLGMAIGLDFAEQVAAEHGDPMFITGDGISIPDRWPRQDVDSIDEIVKSVTTQKQVFPLEDVTALTGVTESELVESLRERLRSYPETTIDGKHLHFFFRERVINFQNHGEDRTRYQMWSTTPAYSPEFFVESMACPPEQKRGSKLSRAFLTELHPKTVEIDYVDYGTPINSLEYRAKRYAYEWLLGHPEIKDRVTSLLGPGQQTANSGADVPQELVYTPNDPANVEPHLSSEEIQRITWKNGSYSGHQKNVLLTVVSALTKTDDERSVLEAQP; encoded by the coding sequence ATGCCAGGAATTACGACGATCGAGAACCCCCCCGCCGACGACGTCGTCGACGACGTTCTCGATTCGGTCTGTTTCACTCCCGCCTACGGACGTCAGGACGCGGTTACCGACTCGGATCGCCTGATCGCGATGACCGGGTACGACGCGTATCCGTTCGAGGTCTTCGAGTTCGACGAGGCGACGATCGTCCTCGAGGGCTACCTCTACGACGCCGACGACGTCGAGTCGACCGTTTCGGAGGTTCTTCCGCTGCTTCGCGAGGGGAAAACCGACGAACTCGGCGACTGGGTCCGGGACCGAGACGGAGATTTCCTGCTCGTCGTGACCGATCACGCGGACGGAACGACCTGGGCGGTCAACGATCTGTTCGCTCGCCTTCCGACGTACCGGGCGTCGTTCGGCGACGTAACGGTCCTCTCCCGCGAACTCAAGGTTATCCGGCAACTCGCCGCCGAGCTCGCGGACGGTCTCGAACCGGACCGGCTGGCGCTCGGGCAGACGCTGCTGTTCGGCGAAGTGCTCGGAACGCGGACGCTGTACGAGGGCGTCGAACAGCTCCCGCCCGGCTCGGTGCTCGAGCTCGGGACCGACGAGCCGGAGTCGTTCCACGAGTGGCGCCTCGACCGGCACACGAACGCGAGCCGGAGCATCGAGGAGAACGCGAAGCGGCTCAAGGAACTGTTCGTCGAGTCCTGCCAGCGTCGCGCGTCGGTCACCGATCAGACGATCGTCTCGATGAGCGGCGGACTCGACTCCCGCTCGGTTCTCGCGGCGTACACCTACACCGACGGTCCGGTCACGGCGGCGACGTCCGCTCGAAAGGACGGTGCCAACGCCGGCGAGGTCGACATCGCGAGGCAGATGTCGCACGCGCTCGACGTTCCCTGGGAGTCCTACATCGCGGACAGAACCGAAGAGCACCGCGAGAAGCTCCTCGACATGACCCAGGGGATGAACAACCTCGGGATGGCTATCGGACTCGACTTCGCCGAGCAGGTCGCGGCGGAGCACGGCGATCCGATGTTTATCACCGGTGACGGCATATCGATCCCCGACCGCTGGCCCCGGCAGGACGTCGACTCGATAGACGAAATCGTGAAGTCCGTCACGACCCAGAAGCAGGTCTTTCCGCTCGAGGACGTCACCGCGCTCACCGGCGTCACCGAGTCGGAACTCGTCGAATCGCTCCGGGAACGGCTCCGTTCGTACCCCGAGACGACGATCGACGGGAAGCACCTGCACTTCTTCTTCCGCGAGCGCGTCATCAACTTCCAGAACCACGGCGAGGACCGCACCCGGTACCAGATGTGGTCGACGACGCCGGCGTACTCGCCGGAGTTCTTCGTCGAGTCGATGGCCTGCCCGCCCGAACAGAAGCGCGGATCCAAGCTCTCGCGGGCGTTCCTCACGGAACTCCATCCGAAGACGGTCGAGATCGACTACGTCGATTACGGAACGCCGATCAACTCCCTCGAGTACCGCGCGAAGCGGTACGCCTACGAGTGGCTCCTCGGACATCCGGAGATCAAAGATCGGGTGACGTCGCTCCTCGGACCCGGACAGCAGACTGCGAACTCGGGCGCCGACGTGCCCCAGGAACTCGTCTACACGCCGAACGACCCCGCCAACGTCGAACCGCACCTCTCGTCCGAAGAAATTCAGCGGATCACGTGGAAGAACGGCTCGTACTCCGGCCACCAGAAGAACGTCCTGCTGACGGTCGTCTCGGCGCTCACGAAGACCGACGACGAACGGTCCGTCCTCGAGGCGCAACCGTAA
- a CDS encoding alkaline phosphatase family protein — protein MNTLLIGIDAGSLSVFDDLDEGEIPTIHRLCSDGVSAPLESQIPPWTPSAWPSLYTGVNPGKHGAFGFVGYDGYDWHVTSSDDVDEHTVWSLLDRHGYSSVVVNAPITHPPEEFDGALLPGFIGPENPGCHPEGLLEEVREEIGDYRVYPSYSRDDDTIPASEKMEEYRRLIRMRGDAFRYLADEYEPDFGFVQFQKTDTVFHEFFGDEEKVKTVYETTDEQIAAILEEFDPNHVFVVSDHGMGEYDGYEFRVNEFLRDRGYLETTTGGKGMPSWTPMRRKLREGEDCDTWEPGTIERAAATVADRCGITAHRVRMILERVGLAGVALKYAPGGVARTANEQVDFERSQAYVRARTELGVRINLEGRDPRGVVPQDEYEELREEIIRELEGVETPEGEPVFETVAPRERYFHGDHADEAVDIVMIPTDFDHAISEQLGDEYFGPAEPWNHKLDGVFAAMGEGIDEGADLERTHLFDVAPTIMASFGVPYSDRMDGSVIPVVDSVDSTAYPKYEESDEQARPGADDEVTDRLADLGYMN, from the coding sequence ATGAACACGCTTCTGATCGGCATCGACGCGGGGAGTCTCTCAGTATTCGACGATCTCGACGAGGGGGAGATTCCGACGATCCACCGGCTCTGCTCGGACGGCGTCAGCGCGCCGCTCGAGTCCCAGATTCCGCCGTGGACGCCGAGCGCCTGGCCGTCGCTCTACACGGGCGTCAATCCCGGAAAGCACGGCGCGTTCGGCTTCGTCGGCTACGACGGCTACGACTGGCACGTAACCAGCAGCGACGACGTCGACGAACACACGGTCTGGTCGCTGCTGGATCGCCACGGCTACTCGAGCGTCGTCGTCAACGCGCCGATCACGCACCCGCCGGAGGAGTTCGACGGCGCGTTGCTCCCCGGGTTCATCGGGCCCGAAAACCCGGGCTGTCACCCCGAAGGGCTCCTCGAGGAGGTCCGCGAGGAGATCGGCGACTACCGGGTGTACCCGTCGTACTCCCGCGACGACGACACGATCCCGGCGTCCGAGAAGATGGAGGAGTACCGGCGCCTGATCCGCATGCGCGGCGACGCGTTCCGCTATCTCGCCGACGAGTACGAGCCGGACTTCGGGTTCGTCCAGTTCCAGAAGACGGACACCGTCTTCCACGAGTTCTTCGGCGACGAGGAGAAGGTCAAGACGGTCTACGAGACGACCGACGAACAGATCGCGGCGATTCTCGAGGAGTTCGATCCGAACCACGTGTTCGTCGTCAGCGACCACGGCATGGGGGAGTACGACGGCTACGAGTTCCGCGTCAACGAGTTCCTCCGCGACCGCGGCTACCTCGAGACGACGACCGGCGGCAAGGGGATGCCGTCCTGGACGCCCATGCGTCGCAAGCTTCGCGAGGGCGAGGATTGCGACACCTGGGAACCCGGCACGATCGAGCGCGCCGCGGCGACCGTCGCCGACCGGTGCGGAATCACGGCCCACCGCGTCCGAATGATCCTCGAGCGCGTCGGCCTGGCGGGCGTCGCGCTGAAGTACGCGCCGGGCGGCGTCGCGCGAACGGCGAACGAACAGGTCGACTTCGAGCGCTCGCAGGCCTACGTCCGCGCGCGGACGGAACTCGGCGTCCGGATCAACCTCGAGGGGCGCGACCCCCGGGGCGTCGTGCCGCAGGACGAGTACGAGGAACTCCGCGAAGAGATCATCCGCGAACTCGAGGGGGTCGAAACGCCGGAGGGCGAGCCGGTCTTCGAGACCGTCGCGCCGCGAGAGCGGTACTTCCACGGCGACCACGCCGACGAGGCCGTCGACATCGTCATGATCCCCACGGACTTCGATCACGCCATCTCCGAGCAGCTCGGCGACGAGTACTTCGGCCCGGCCGAACCCTGGAACCACAAACTCGACGGCGTGTTCGCGGCGATGGGCGAGGGGATCGACGAGGGCGCGGATCTCGAGCGGACGCACCTCTTCGACGTCGCGCCGACGATCATGGCGTCGTTCGGCGTCCCCTACAGCGACCGGATGGACGGAAGCGTCATCCCGGTCGTCGATTCGGTCGACTCGACCGCCTATCCGAAGTACGAAGAGAGCGACGAGCAGGCTCGACCGGGAGCCGACGACGAGGTGACGGATCGCCTCGCCGATCTCGGGTACATGAACTGA
- a CDS encoding MutS-related protein yields MDLESIPGVGEKTARSLSALDDPERALRTGDVAAIAAAPGISQGRAARIARGAIRREHDDSGDFLATDRAREVYRSALGLLKERTVTDHAAQRLETLYPSARRSRIEEVQAFASEAIEREPDPAVLEALEGVEPLRRPGDVRVRERCLATTDAERYAEAREAIPELPVEVVEDAQGLAELARGYATVIALDESFAGVAVEGDVRVEPDALENPADVVPERSLAFFARNRDRLRAAVEVHRAADIEPACDLETLENGLSRLAEDGTVAGDEELDRLTTAVDDLDAAAGTAESVANDHLREAIREQDVTIEGSDLLSLVERGAGVDSLLSRELADEHAAAVAAAREHLIEALSLDSGEAELARRIFTNEPTFPVERDEDALGRLRTELTTARERRAGRLKRELAADLADQRAAARELVRDALELDGELAIARFARDFSCTMPTVVDANARSDPVGFAIEGGRSPLLDEPLERVDPVDYEVSGVALLSGVNSGGKTSTLDLVASVVVLAHMGLPVPAESARIQRFDDLHYHGKTQGTLDAGAFESTVREFAEVAQGGEGSLVLVDELESITEPGASAKIIAGILEALDENGATAVFVSHLAGEIREMAGFDVTIDGIEAVGLVDGELEVNRSPVKDHLARSTPELIVEKLADESREESAASSRSRSQRAEPAVDFYDRLLEKFD; encoded by the coding sequence ATGGACCTCGAGTCGATTCCGGGCGTGGGCGAGAAGACCGCCCGGTCGCTGTCGGCCCTCGACGACCCCGAGCGAGCGCTGCGGACGGGCGACGTCGCCGCGATCGCGGCGGCGCCCGGCATCTCGCAGGGACGGGCCGCCCGTATCGCACGCGGGGCGATCCGGCGCGAACACGACGATTCCGGCGACTTTCTCGCGACCGACCGCGCCCGCGAGGTCTACCGGAGCGCGCTCGGACTGCTCAAAGAACGCACCGTCACCGACCACGCGGCCCAGCGCCTCGAGACGCTGTACCCGAGCGCCCGGCGCTCGCGCATCGAGGAGGTGCAGGCGTTCGCGAGCGAGGCGATCGAACGGGAGCCCGACCCTGCGGTCCTCGAGGCGCTCGAGGGCGTCGAACCGCTCCGGCGGCCCGGCGACGTCAGGGTTCGCGAGCGCTGTCTGGCGACGACGGACGCGGAGCGCTACGCCGAGGCGCGGGAGGCGATTCCGGAGCTTCCCGTCGAGGTCGTCGAGGACGCGCAGGGGCTCGCGGAGCTCGCTCGCGGCTACGCGACGGTGATCGCGCTCGACGAATCCTTCGCGGGGGTCGCCGTCGAGGGCGACGTCCGGGTCGAGCCCGACGCCCTCGAGAACCCCGCGGACGTCGTCCCCGAGCGATCGCTGGCGTTTTTCGCGCGTAACCGGGACCGCTTGCGGGCGGCCGTCGAGGTTCACCGCGCGGCGGACATCGAACCGGCCTGCGACCTCGAGACCCTCGAGAACGGGCTCTCGCGGCTCGCCGAGGACGGCACGGTCGCCGGCGACGAGGAACTGGACCGGCTGACGACGGCCGTCGACGACCTCGACGCGGCGGCGGGGACGGCCGAGAGCGTCGCGAACGATCACTTGCGGGAGGCGATCCGGGAGCAGGACGTCACGATCGAGGGGTCGGACCTGCTCTCGCTGGTCGAGCGCGGCGCCGGCGTCGACTCCCTGCTCTCTCGAGAACTGGCAGACGAACACGCGGCGGCCGTCGCGGCCGCCCGCGAGCACCTGATCGAGGCGCTCTCGCTCGATTCCGGCGAGGCGGAACTGGCCCGGCGGATCTTCACCAACGAGCCGACGTTTCCGGTCGAGCGCGACGAGGACGCCCTCGGTCGGCTGCGAACCGAACTGACGACGGCCAGGGAGCGACGGGCAGGCCGGCTCAAGCGCGAACTGGCGGCCGACCTCGCCGACCAGCGGGCGGCCGCTCGCGAGCTGGTTCGGGACGCGCTCGAACTCGACGGCGAACTCGCCATCGCCCGTTTCGCCCGCGACTTTTCGTGCACGATGCCGACGGTCGTCGACGCGAACGCTCGGTCGGACCCCGTCGGCTTCGCGATCGAGGGCGGACGCTCCCCGCTGCTCGACGAACCGCTCGAGCGAGTCGACCCGGTCGATTACGAGGTCTCGGGCGTCGCCCTGCTCTCGGGGGTCAACAGCGGCGGGAAGACCTCGACGCTCGATCTCGTGGCGAGCGTGGTCGTGCTGGCCCACATGGGCCTCCCCGTCCCCGCCGAGAGCGCGCGCATCCAGCGGTTCGACGACCTCCACTATCACGGCAAGACCCAGGGAACCCTCGATGCGGGCGCCTTCGAGTCGACCGTCCGGGAGTTCGCCGAGGTGGCCCAGGGCGGGGAGGGGTCGCTCGTGCTGGTCGACGAACTCGAGAGCATCACCGAGCCCGGGGCCAGCGCGAAGATCATCGCCGGGATCCTCGAAGCGCTCGACGAGAACGGCGCGACCGCGGTGTTCGTCTCCCACCTCGCGGGCGAGATCCGCGAGATGGCCGGGTTCGACGTGACGATCGACGGAATCGAAGCCGTCGGGCTGGTCGACGGCGAACTCGAGGTGAACCGATCGCCGGTCAAGGATCACCTGGCGCGGTCGACGCCGGAGTTGATCGTCGAGAAACTCGCCGACGAATCGCGGGAGGAGAGCGCCGCGTCGAGCCGGAGCCGGTCGCAGCGAGCGGAGCCGGCGGTAGATTTCTACGACCGACTGCTCGAAAAGTTCGACTAA
- a CDS encoding SagB/ThcOx family dehydrogenase: MPTDARAYHERTKHSPRSVREGGHGLDFDNKPTPYKEYENLPARVLAERIRPPQQPALAAIAESTPDGDRSRAPDLEALTSLAYHAAGITKEIGRRGRSLLFRAAATTGALYHVDLYVVCGDLEGANEGGSSEEGPALEAGVYHFDPRTLSLDVLREGDYRGVLAAASEHDGVREAPVTFVATSTWWRNAWKYGDRTFRHAFWDSGTTLANLLAVAHALDYRAEVVTGFADRPVVDLLGLDPRLEAPLELAPIGAGRSAPAFDPADLEPIDPATAPLSPTEKEFPLIREAREAGTLEDGAAASWRSDKPSGPVGTRDPGDGERVALEPVDPGTASSRLLHETIRRRGSCREYEREAISFRKLSTVLDRAVRGAPIDIRDEDDPPLSFVDAYLLVNGVEGLESGSYHYRPAAGELERLRSGEFRREAGHLALDQRLGADAAVCLYLLTDLEAVVDALGDRGYRVAQLEAALAAGRCYLGTYAHRDLGGTGLTFYDDVVADFFAPRAAGQTPMFLYTMGRPA; encoded by the coding sequence ATGCCGACCGACGCGCGCGCGTACCACGAGCGGACGAAACACTCCCCCCGAAGCGTCCGCGAGGGCGGGCACGGACTCGACTTCGACAACAAGCCGACGCCGTACAAGGAGTACGAGAACCTGCCGGCGAGGGTGCTCGCCGAGCGGATTAGGCCGCCGCAGCAGCCGGCGCTGGCGGCGATCGCCGAATCGACGCCCGACGGCGATCGATCCCGGGCGCCGGATCTCGAGGCGCTCACGTCCCTCGCGTACCACGCGGCCGGCATTACGAAGGAGATCGGCCGGCGCGGGCGCAGCCTGCTGTTCCGGGCCGCCGCGACGACCGGGGCGCTGTACCACGTCGACCTCTACGTCGTCTGCGGCGACCTCGAGGGAGCGAACGAGGGCGGTTCGAGCGAGGAGGGCCCCGCGCTCGAGGCCGGCGTCTACCACTTCGATCCGCGGACGCTGTCGCTGGACGTGCTGCGCGAAGGCGACTATCGGGGTGTACTCGCAGCCGCCAGCGAGCACGACGGCGTACGGGAGGCCCCGGTGACGTTCGTCGCGACCTCGACCTGGTGGCGCAACGCCTGGAAGTACGGCGATCGAACGTTCCGCCACGCGTTCTGGGACTCGGGGACGACGCTCGCGAACCTCCTCGCCGTCGCGCACGCGCTGGATTACCGAGCGGAGGTCGTCACCGGCTTCGCGGATCGGCCCGTCGTCGATCTGCTGGGGCTCGATCCCCGGCTGGAAGCGCCGCTCGAACTCGCGCCGATCGGCGCCGGTCGGTCCGCACCCGCGTTCGATCCCGCCGACCTCGAGCCGATCGATCCCGCGACCGCGCCGCTCTCGCCGACCGAGAAGGAGTTCCCGCTGATCCGCGAGGCCCGGGAAGCCGGAACGCTCGAGGACGGCGCCGCCGCGTCGTGGCGGTCCGACAAGCCGTCGGGTCCCGTCGGGACGCGCGACCCCGGCGACGGCGAGCGCGTCGCGCTCGAGCCGGTCGATCCCGGGACGGCCTCGAGTCGCCTGCTGCACGAGACGATCCGCCGGCGAGGCTCCTGTCGCGAGTACGAGCGCGAAGCGATCAGTTTCCGGAAGCTGTCGACCGTGCTCGACCGGGCCGTGCGCGGCGCCCCGATCGACATTCGAGACGAGGACGACCCGCCGCTCTCGTTCGTCGACGCCTACCTGCTCGTCAACGGCGTCGAGGGGCTCGAGTCCGGCAGCTACCACTACCGTCCGGCCGCGGGCGAACTCGAGCGGCTCCGGTCCGGCGAGTTCCGTCGGGAGGCGGGTCACCTCGCGCTAGACCAGCGGCTGGGAGCGGACGCCGCCGTCTGTCTGTACCTCCTGACCGATCTCGAGGCCGTCGTCGACGCGCTCGGCGACCGGGGCTACCGGGTGGCCCAGCTCGAGGCGGCGCTCGCCGCGGGCCGCTGTTATCTCGGAACGTACGCCCACCGCGACCTGGGCGGCACCGGACTGACGTTCTACGACGACGTCGTCGCCGACTTCTTCGCGCCGCGCGCCGCCGGACAGACCCCAATGTTTCTGTACACGATGGGACGACCCGCCTGA